CACGCCGATCACCCCATTCACCAGCAGCACCTTGCGAAAACCGTAGCGCTGCATGATGGCTGTGGTGAAGGGTTTCATCGCCAGGTTGCCGGCGAATACTGCCAGCACCAACAATCCTGCATCCACGGGTGATAAGCCAAAGGCGACTTGAAACAGCAGCGGTAGCAGGAACGGCAGTGCGCTGATGGCCAAGCGGAACAGTGAGCCGCCGTAGATGCTAACCCTAAAGGTATTGATCGACAGGGTTTCCAGCGGCAGCAATGGGTCGGTGTAGTGTCGACAGTGATGCACGGCCCACACCGCCAGTAATATCCCTGCTGCCACCAGCCCTATACCTGGGATGAGCATTTCACCGGACTGGCTGCCCAACCACTCAAGGCCGCCAAGCAGTGCCACGCAGGCGCCCGCCAGCAGTACAAAACCTTTTGCGTCGAACTTGCGCACACTCGCTTCGCGGCCTTCAGGAACCAGCCAAAGCGCAGCGGCCAATGCCAGCGCGCCGAGCGGCAGGTTCACATAGAAGATCCAGGGCCATGATGCATGGGTCACGATCAACCCACCAGCCAATGGCCCAAGGATCGGCGCCACCAGGCCTGGCCAGGTGATGATTGCGATCATCTTTACCAAGTCTTTTTTATCGGTATTGCGCAGTACCGCCAGCCGCCCTACAGGCACCATCAACGCGCCGCCTATGCCTTGCAGGACGCGGGCGAAGACGAACATCTCAAGACTCTGGCTCAGCCCGCAGAGCAGCGAGGCGAGGGTGAACACGATGATCGCGCCGGCAAAGACCCTGCGCGCGCCAAAGCGGTCGGCGATCCAGCTGGAGAGGGGTATGAAGATCGCTACGGCGAGGATGTAGGCGGTGATACCGATGTTCATGTCGACCGGCGTCACGCCGAAGGCCGCGGCCATGGTCGGCAACGCTGTGGCGATGACTGTGGCGTCCAGGTTCTCCATGAAGAAAGTGACGGCGACGACCAAGGCAATCAGGCGAGTTTGTACGCTCAGGGTGGTATCGGAAACAGGTGGGGTGGGAGAAGTCACCGGTGCAGCCCCTTGTTCAGTAAAGGTTGGCCATGGCCGGCGTGCGTTCTAACCAGCGCTTCCATACCAGGCTTGAAGCAGCATAAGTTCAACCACCGCCACCAACAGCAAAAACATCACGAATCCGAGTGAAAACACGCGTTTTCGCCGTGGTGGGGTGTAGTAGGTGCTGAGATCGAGCAGGTTGAACACCAGGCCAATCAGTTTCCAGATGAACTCAAGAAATTCGCTCAAGGGTTTTTTTACTTAGCGTTGGCACTTTTGATGTCGCTGATCATCTGTTTGGCAATGGCCTGAACCTGTTTTTGCGTCATGGCAGACGCAACGCCCTCCCAAGCCGACGACGACGTATCGTAGGTCCGCGAGCCGATTGGCGTACCGGATTTCAGGTCGGAATAGTCGGCACGGGAAAATACCCAGGCATTACCTACCAGCGCACCGGCGACGTAGCGCGAGCCCGGTTCTATGTAGCGGAACTTGCTGACGTTGATATTGATGCCCACACCGTCTTGACCAGTTGGGGGTCACCGAAGGGCTTTCTGTGACATTGAATCCAGCCTGTCGAGCTTCGACTTGAAGTGCGTTATTCCAATCGCGCTTGAGCAGGTTCCAGTCCGGGTTCTGCTCGACCTGGCCTTCGCCCTTGATGCTGACCACCAGGTTCTGCTTGGCGGATTCCGGGATCGCCAGTGCGGCGCTGCCACCGCTTTTGACCTTGGCAGCGCAGCCGCCCAGCATGGACAGGGCGACGGCGCAGGAGAGGGCGATCAAGACCTTTTGGTTTTCATTGAATTTCCATATCTACAACAGTGGTGAGAGAGGCGTGAGCCCAGTAAGAGGGCGGCGATACGATGCGTGAATCCCTCGCGGTCTGTCCACATCTTGTTACGTGTTGGCGTCAATCACCCACAAGAATTATTGGTTTGCAGCAACAATTTTTCTTGTTGGACACCTCTCGCCCCAGGCAGCAAAGTTGCCGCCACTGACGCTCGACCTTCCGGGTCAACAATAAAAAACCGAGCCGACTGCACGCCACTTTCCTGCTGTGAACCCTTTGTTCACATCCTGCTTTCATGGCGCCGCAGCGCATTTAAGGACCTTACCGCCATGCAAACTGTTGTGAACTTATGGCCGTTGATCGGCGTACTTGTCATCGTGGTTGGCTTTGTCTTGCGCTTCAATCCGCTGTTGGTGGTGACCGCGGCCGCGATCGCTACCGGGCTTGCCGCCCATTTTCCGCTGGAGAAAATTCTTGCCACCATGGGCGATGGTTTCCTTCAGACCCGCGCCCTGCAGTTGATTCTGTTGTTGCCCCTGGCGGTCATTGGCCTGCTCGAGCGCCATGGGTTGCGCCTGCATGCGCAGAACTGGATCGCACGGTTCGAACGCGCCACGGTTGGGCGCTTGTTGATCATCTATCTGTTTGTCCGTGAATCCACCGCAGCGATGGGTTTGACTAGCTTGGGCGGGCATCCGCAGATGGTACGTCCGCTGCTGGCGCCGATGGCTGAGGGGGCGGCAGAAAAACGCTACGGCAAACTGCCGGACAAGCTGCGCCACAAGGTGCTCGCGATGTGCGCCGCGACTGACAATGTCGGGCTGTTTTTTGGCGAAGACATCTTTGTTGCCTTCGGTGCGATTGCGTTGATGCACACCTTCCTTCTGGGGTCGGGGATCGATGTCGAACCGCTGCATATCGCGGTGTGGGGCATTCCGACGGCGATCTGCGCGTTTGTCATTCATGCGATCCGGCTCCATCGATTTGACCGAAAGCTCACGCGTGAACTGACGTCCGTCGCCATGCCAGTGGAGCCCGCGCAATGATCATCTCCATTCAATACCTTTACTGGCTAGCCGGTGTCCTGTTGTTGATTACCGCGGGCATGATCCTGATCGACCGAACCCATCCCAAACGCTGGTCCAGTGCCCTGTTCTGGCTGCTGTTTGCCATTCCATTTCTGGTGGGTGAACGCTTGCCGTCGGTGGCTATCGGCGCAGGCGTGGTGGTAATGGCGTTGATCGCGGGCATGGGAGGTGTGGGGCGTGGCCAGCATGCGCAGCTGCATGACAAGGCCTCGCGGGCCAGTGCAGGTCGACTTAGACACAAGTTGTTTATTCCGGCACTGGCCATCCCCCTGACCACGGTGATCGGTTCCGTCGTGCTGAAGCACGCGGAAATTGGCGGCGTGCCGCTACTGGACCCGAAAAACACCACCTTCGTCTCTCTCGGTATCGGCTGCCTGATTGCGCTTGGCTTGGCCTGCTGGCTGACCCGTGACACGCCCGTGCAGGCGCTTCGTGAATCACGCCGTCTCACCGAAGCCTTGGGTTGGGCCATGGTGCTGCCGCAAATGCTGGCGATGCTCGGGTTGCTGTTCAATGAAGCAGGCGTGGGTACGGCGGTCGCCCATGTGACCACCACTTACATCAACCTGGATTTCAAGTTGGTAGCGGTGATGGTCTACGTGCTGGGCATGGCGCTGTTCACGATGATCATGGGTAATGGCTTTGCTGCCTTCCCTGTAATGACCGGCGGTGTCGGCGTGCCAGTGCTGGTCGGCATCTACGGGGGTAACCCGGCGGTGATGGCGGCGATCGGTATGTTCTCCGGCTACTGCGGAACCCTGATGACCCCGATGGCCGCCAACTACAATATCGTGCCGGCGGCGTTGCTGGAGTTGCCGGACAAGAACGCGGTGATCAAGGCTCAGATTCCCACGGCATTAATGATGCTGGTCGTGAACATCGTGCTGCTTTACCTGTTGATGTAGGGCTGTCTTCCAGAAGGAGGCGAATAAGCCTGCGGCGACGCTCAGGTCGCCAGCAAGCGAGTGAGCCCGAAGGTGATGGCGCAGGCCAGGCCCGTCATTGCGAATGCCGTTGCTACGTACCACTTGATGAGATTAAGTTCAGTGGTAGCAAGGTCCGCTCGGGTAGCGAAGTGTTTTTCAATGGAGTCTGTCTTGCTCGAAACGGCGAATAGCTTCTCTTTCATTTCAGCTAGCCTCTTTTCCAGTAGGCCCAGGCGCTTTTCCAGGCCTGAGCCTCCGTCGTTACCTCCACCGCTTCTACCTTGAACCGGGATGCTTAGCGTGTTCGCTCCGCCAAATCGATACTGTTTTTTCTCCAAAGCATGTCACCTGTTTCAAACACTGTGAGATTGCGCTTGGGAAGCAAGAATAGTGGGAGTTTGGGCGAGTGGTGACTGGCAAGTTTTTGCAAAATACCACCGGGCGTCTGGCGCGTGCTTTTCAGTCCTCCTGTCGTGGGAAGTACAACTCAAAACACGTCATTCCTGCCTCACTGCTCACGCTGTAGCGCCCGTTGTGTAGCTGCATGATGGTGGCCACAATCGACAGGCCCAACCCATTGGACTGGGCCGAGCGCTCCCGCGATTGATCCACCCGGTAAAACCGTTCGAACAACCGCGGTAAGTGCTCGGCCGCGATGGTTTCACCGCTGTTGCTGATCCGCAGCTTGATGCCTTCGGTATCTGGAGCCGCCTCTATCAACAACTCGGAATTTGATGCGCCGTATTTGATGGCGTTGGCACATAGATTGGCTAGCGCCCGGCGCAGCAACATCGGTTCGGCCCAGATCACACCTTCGCCCTTGGCAATAATGCGAATATCCACATCACTCGCCAGGCCTTCGAAGTAGTCGGCAATGCGTTCTACTTCATCGGCCGCGTCGAGCGCCTGGCGTTGTCGCAAGGCACTGGCTGGGTCGGTGCGGGCCAGGAACAGCATGTTGTCGAGCATCCGCGCCAGGCGCTCAAGCTCTTCGACATTGGACGCCAGCAGATGTTGATAGCTCTCGATGCTTCGGCTTTGTTGCAGTGCGACCTGGGTCTCGCCCAACAGGTTGTTGATCGGCGTGCGTAGTTCATGGGCCATATCGGTGGACACCTGACCCAGTTGCACAAAACCCTTGGCCAGGCGCTCAAGCATGGTGTTGAAGGCGTCGATCATCGGCAGCAATTCTTTTGGCGCGCCATGGCTGTCGAGGCGTTCGGCAAGGTTGCCAACACCAATTCCTTGGGCATGCTCGGCCAGACGTCGCAACGGTAGCAGCCCGCGATGCACCAGCAGGTAGCCAACAAGCGCCAGGATGATTGCAGCGATGCTTGCCAGGATATAAACGCTTAATCGGTAGCTGGCGAGTACGGCTGTGCGCTCGGTCATCAGGCGCCCCGTAGTGACTTGCAGGCTGCCCAGGTCTCCAGAGTCGATGAAGGCAGAAACCGTGGAGAAGGGCACACCATTCACGCCGGGTAGATGGTGCACATCGGCGAGTGTCAATTCGTGGTCTTTTGGTACGGGAGTTATAGGCGGTAAATCAATGTTGCCTGGGTTGACCAGCAACAGCGGCTTTGCCCTGGGGTAGCGATGCTTAGGACTGACTCGCGGTTGCCGAGCATGTTCTGGAACAGCTCCGGCTTGGTCTTTATCAAGTCCAGTGTGTTGCTGTCGTTGAGCAGGTTGCGCAGTTGATTCACGCGAGTGATCAGCGCTGCGTCGTCACGCATGACCAACTCTTGCTCTAACTCGCGATAGAGCGCCACGCCCAGGGTGGCCAGCAATGCAAAGGCGAGCAGGGCGAAGATCAGCGCCAGGCGCAGGGTTAGGGAGTGAGGGCGGCGATTGTTCATGGTTGTGTGTCGAAGCGATAGCCGATACCGCGTACGCTGTGGATCAGCTTGAGTTGGAACGGATCGTCGATTTTCAGGCGCAGGCGCCGTACGGCTACGTCGACCACGTTGGTGTCGCTGTCGAAGTTCATGTCCCACACCCGGGAGGCGATCATCGAGCGTGACAGAACCTGGTCCTGGTGGGTGGCGAACAGATGCAGCAGGGCAAATTCCTTGTTGGTGAGGGTGATGCGTGTACCGCCGCGAGTGACGCGACGTTTCAATACGTCGATTTGCAGGTCGGCGATCTGCAGTTGTTCTTCCTCCCGGCTCGGGCCACGGCGGGTGAGGGTGCGCAGGCGTGCCACCAGTTCGGCGAAGGAGAAGGGTTTGATCAGGTAGTCGTCGGCGCCGAGCTCCAGGCCCTTGATGCGGTCGGAAATATCATCGCGGGCCGTTAGAAAAAGTACCGGGGTGTCCGCTTCTTTGCGCAGTCGGCGCAGCACTTCCCAACCGTCCATTTTAGGCATCATCACATCCAGCACGATCACATCGAACGAGGTTTCCAGCGCTTGGTGCAGACCGTCCACGCCATCGCGGGCGAGGGTTACGGAATAGCCCAGTTCTTGCAGGCCGTTGAGCAGGTAGTTACCGGCCTTGGGTTCGTCTTCGACTACGAGGATGTTCATGGGAAATGCCCTGTTTCAATGCGTGGCGCAAGTGTAGTCCGATCAGTTGTCACTGGGGCAGCCGATAGCCTGTACCTGGTAATCCATCACGTGTTCGCGATTTTGGTGATCCAGATAATCGAGTCGCGCGGGCACGATACCGCATTGGCCGTAGGTGTCGGTGCTGGACAGTACTTTGGCGACGTCCAGATGCACGAAGAAGCCGACTTTGTCGTGGATCACATTGGGCGCATCGGCGGCAAACACAGAGCCGGTGGCGAGCAAGGCGGCGAAGCCGAACATAAACAGTTTCATGGCGATCTCTCTCTTTAAGGGGGCTGCCAGGTCGTGGCAGTAGGTTCACAGTAACCAGGCGACCCAAACAGCCCGCCAACAGGACGATGACAAGTTTGTAATAAAGGGCTTAAGGCTGGCGGCCGGAGGCTTCGAGGATCAGGTCGGTGATTTCCTTGGCATGGGACACCAACGACAAGTGGCTCGACGGCAACTCGAGGGTGGTGGCGTTCATGCGCTTGGCAAGAAAAACGCTCCAAGTCCGGGTTAATGGTCTGGTCGTTTGTCGACACGGCGTACCAGGACGGCTTGGTGTGCCAGGCAGCATTTACGGTGCGGCCGCTGAACAGCGTTTTTGTGATCGGCTGCTGCACGGCGTATAGCTCCAGGGCTTTGGCGCGGGGAACGTCGGCTGCGAAGTACTTGAGGAACGCGTCCTGGCTGAGCGTGAGGTAGCCGTCGTGATCTATCACGCCAGACCGCACGGGCATGGTCGGATACTTGGCGGAAAGGGCGACGAAATTTTCGTTGGCGTCCGGTGCGCGGGCAGCCACGTATACCAATGAGCTGACTTTCGGGTTGACCCCTGCGTCGCTGACCACGGTGCCTGCGTAGGAGTGGCCGACCAGCACGGTAGGACCGTCCTGCTGATCCAGCACGCGATTGGTAGCGGCAACATCGTCGGCTACCGAGGTCAGCGGGTTTTGTACGGCGGTGACGTGCAGGCCGGCAGCCTGGAGGCGGGTAATCACCTCGGACCAGCTTGAGCCGTCGGCCCAGGAGCCGTGCACCAGTACCACGTTGTTGGCCTTGACTGGCGCGACGGTGCCGGCCATGGCGGTGCCGGTACCCAACATCAACAGGCTGGCGGCGATCAGGCAGAGTTTGCTTGCAGGCTTCATCAGGTAGACCCTTCTTCATCGGTGGGAAGTGACGTCAGCTGTTGTGGCTGACTGGCGACTCCACTGTATGAAGCGAGGGGGGCGGCAAGCCTTACCGGCTCATTACAAAACTGTAATGCGAGGTTGGTGCGTTGGCAGCGTTTACAAGCCTCAAGGTGATCCGTAGATTGCGTTGGGTCGTTTATTTGTTTCAGCCCACGAGGAAGTCACGCAGTGTCCACCCGAGGTTCAGCCGTATTTGCCCGACGTTATCGCGCCTTCCTGTTCGACATGGACGGAACCCTGCTCAACTCCATCGCCGCCGCTGAGCGTGTGTGGGGCATTTGGGCTGAACGCCACGGTTTGGATGTGCCCGCGTTCCTGGCGACCATTCATGGTGCTCGCGCGATTGATACCATCACTCGCCAAGCATTGCCTGGCATTGACCCCCGAAGTGGAGGCGCAGTGGATTACCGAGGCGGAAATCAATGATGTCGAAGGCGTCGTGGCGATTCCCGGCGCTGTTGCGTTTCTGAAGGGGCTGCCCGGGGATCAGTGGGCACTGGTCACATCCGCGCCCAAGGAGCTGGCGTTGCGGCGACTGCAGGCGGCAGGTATCGCGCCCCCTGCGGTGCTGGTAACCGCTGAAGATGTGGCCATCGGCAAGCCGAACCCTGCCTGTTATGTGCTTGGCGCCGAGCGTCTGGGTGTACCGGTGCAGGACTGCCTGGTCTTCGAGGATGCGACGGTGGGTATTCGAGCGGGAGAGGCGGCAGGGGCGGATGTGATGGTGGTGACGTCGACGCATCACGTACCGATGGTGACGGAGCATCCGTCAATCGCTGACTATGAGCAATGGCGGGTGCAGCGCAACGCTGACGGATTGTTGAGTTTGCAGGGCGTGACAGGCTGAAGTGAAAAGGTCGAGCCTGTCATGGGTCTCGACCTTGTTCGCAAGGCGCAGGGTCCTGTGAAGGCTGCAGTCGGCTGCTTCGAATACCTTGGCGTGAAAGCACCATTTCCCTGAGTAGCTCATTGGCCAGCCGTGCAATCGCTTCGGCACCGCGATAGTGCGCCCGAACTATTCCAGTGATTGCGAAATGGTCGGTTTCGGGGCCACTCAAGACTGCCGAAAGGGTGCCGTCGGCGTGCAGCGTGCAGGTGACGTTGTAGCTGGGCAGGCGCGCTGCCAGTGCAGATTCGATTTGGGATTTTGTCAGGGTATCCATCTGCTTCAGCGCCTTTCGGTGACTATGCAAGCCAAAGCATAGGTCTTGTAGGGCGCCTGTAAATGCCGGCGATCCGATCGCAAAAAACAGGGCATCAGCGTGGAGCCTTCTGATCGGAGTATTGGCACAATTTGCGTTGCACCACCTGCTGGATGGGCTTGAGACAGAATATAAACAGGTAGCCGCCCAGCAGCAGCGCCAGGTCGAACCAGGAATGAGAGTCGCTGGCGTCGCCACCCTCGATTTCAAGCCACAGGGCATATTCGAGCCCGACGAAAGCGAGCCCGATCACCAGGGTAATTGCCCAGGATCTTGAGGTAAATGGTTGTGCAGTGGTAGGCATCATCGACGTGCTCCTGAGCGCACACGGATGGCAAGGTGTGGGTCAGAAGATTCGGCTATGGATGATGCAACAAGTTCCAGGCGAGAAGACAGTTTCATCTTGGAGCAAAGATGAACCCATAGTCCTCTTGGGCACCACAGAAGCAGTTCGAGGGTTTTCGCCAGCCGTCACAGAACGAAAGGGCTGGCTACTGAGGTCGCTTCAAGGCGTCTGGTTTTTGTCCGGGGCCGTCAGCCCGGCCTGGATGCGCTGGTAGATTTCCTCGCGATGCACGGCAACATCCTTGGGTGCGTTGATGCCGATTCGTACTTGCTGGCCGCTGACGCCCAGGATGGTGATCGTGATGTCATCACCGATGTTTATGCTTTCACCGACTTTTCGGGTGAGTATAAGCATGGACTTCTCCTTGATTACTTTGAAGGACACATGTTTCAGACAGGGCAAGTGTCGGATGTGCGTAGCTTACTGCGAAGCGCTTCCCTGTGACTGCCTCTTTTAGGACGCATAGAGGCGACATTAATTCCCATGGCGGCATCATACAGGTCTGGGATACATCATTCGCATTGTTTAAGCCAACGTTTATGACGGCCAGAATAGACAGTGAATGATAAAGTCGCCTCTTTATCTTTAAAGGAGCAGGGCAGTGCGTAAAGTAGCGATGGCAATTGCGGTGTTGGCATTGGCCGGTTGCGGTGAAGGCAAAAGCGTCGATGCGCCCAAGGCCAAGCCTGCCGTGACCGAAAGCCAGCCACAAACCGGCGCGATTGCCGCCCAGGAATGGGACCTGCGAGTCGGCCCGCCGGACCACAAGCTGCAGGCGATTACCGACCTGACCGCCTGGTTGCTGGAACATGGTTTTAATTTTTATATCGTGAAAGTCGACGGCAAGGATGATGTGCTGTTGGGCCCATTCGCCACCAGGGCGGAAGCCGAGGCCAAGCAAGCACTGCTTGCCGAAAAGCTCGCCCGGGCCAAGAAAACCGATACCGAGTCTGAGATCATCGAACACAAGGCTGCGCAGTAACCAGGAGGCGGGGCGAGAGCCCCGCCCAGGTTCAACCGCAGGCCTTGAGGTTCACCGGGCCGACAAACTCGTTACCGCGCCCCATCACGCACGCGACAGTCTGGTTACGCTGGCGTTCCCAGGTTTGTACCGGGTAGGTTTTGTTCCAGGCTTCGTACAGCTGGCGATCCTGTTTCGATAGGCGCAGGCCGTACTGCTTGCTCATGTAGAAGTAGGTGCGGGCGATCATCCCCCGAATGGACGGGCGTGGCATGACCTTCTTGGCCTTGAAGTCCACCTGGGTCAGGCACGAACCGTACTGCCCGCTTTGCACTGGCAGCCAGCCAAAACTGAAATTGTTACGGTCGCCGTTGACCTCCCCAATGCTGGGCACCAGGTTGTGCAAGTCGGCTTCGGCGCGCTTGAACGCCTCGTCATTGCGCGTGCAGTTCTTGCGCCCGCCATTCTGCCAGCACTGGCGCTGATGCCCGATCTGCCACGCTGGGACGATGTGCTCCCACTCGATACGCGCTGCGCGACTGGCATTCTTGCGTGGGATGTAGCCGCAGGCTTTGAGGTCCACACGGTTGCCGGTGTACTTGCAACCGCAATAGAACTCGGTGGATTGTGGGGCGTAGAGTTTCCAGGCGACTTTCTTGGCTTCGCTGAACGTCCGAGGTGCCTGGGCATGGGCAGTAACGGCAAAAAACAGGCAACACACAGCAATAAAACGGGCACTCATTAAATCAATCTTCCTTCGGTACAACCCAGAAAATCTGCACGCCGCCGTCGTCCCTATAGGCAAGGGTGACGTTGTCGTTTTCCGCGATTTCTTCCAACAAGCGTCCCCACTCATCTTCAGGTTCTTCCGGCAAGCGGAAGATCAAGGCTGCCTTGGCTTTTTGGGCGTTGGTGGAATTGATGATCTTTGCACACGGATGGCCAGGCGCTGGTAGGCGTCCGGCGGGGTTGGCGCTGCGGAAGAGGACTTTGCCACGGAGTGTTCCTTAATTAGCTGTACGTGCATACAGTATTTAACTGTAAGCAATTTCGCAACTGCTTAGACTTCAAGAAGTTCTTCTGACAGCGTTCAAGGCGGCTTGGTGTAGGACGAGGATGTTTTTATCGCGGGGATTTGCGGAAGTGCAGGGGCGGTTAAGCCGCCCCTGCCGTAGCATTTTCGAGAATCAGTATTCCCAGAAAATACGTTGCAGCTCTTTGCTGTCCTGGGTCTTGGTCAGGGCGACCATGGCCAGGATGCGGGCTTTTGCGGGTTCAGGTCTAGCGCTGCAACCCAGTCGTACTTGTCATCAGGCTGTTCTGCGTTGCGCAGGACCATACCGCCGGCATTGACGTGGGAGGAGCGAATGATCTGCACGCCTTGTTTGCGCAGTTCAACCAGTGCCGGTACCACTTTGGACGACACCGAACCATTGCCGGTACCCGCGTGGATAATGGCTTTTGCGCCAGCCTGGGCGAGCGCTTTGTAGGCGGTGTCGCTCACGTTGCCATAGCCGTAGGCAATTTCAACATCGGGCAGGCTCTTGATGTTCTTGATATCGAACTCCGAGTCCATGGTGTGGCGCTTGGCTGGCAGGCGGAACCAGTAGGATTTGCCCTCAACTACCATGCCCAGCGGACCCCAAGGGCTCTTGAAGGCTTCGGTCTTGATGTTGATCATCTTGCTGACGTCGCGACCCGATTGGATCTCGTCGTTCATGGTTACCAGCACGCCTTTGCCGCGCGCATCTTTGCTGCCGGCCACGGCTACAGCGTTGTACAGGTTGAGCATGCCGTCCGCCGACATGGCGGTGCCCGGACGCATGGAGCCAACCACGACGATTGGCTTGTTGGTTTTCTCCACCAGGTTCAGGAAGTAGGCGGTTTCTTCCAGGGTGTCGGTACCGTGGGTAATCACGATGCCGTCCACGTCCTTGCTGTCGGCCAATTCGGCGACGCGACGACCCAGTTGCAGCAGGTTTTCGTTGGTGATGCTTTCGGACGCAATTTGCATCACTTGCTCGCCGCGCACATTGGCGATCTGGCTAAGCTCAGGAACACCGGCGATCAATTGCTCGATGCCAACCTTGGCCGCCTGGTAGGTGGCGCTGTTGGCGGCGCTGGCGCCAGCGCCGGCGATGGTGCCGCCGGTGGCGAGGATCACCACGTTGGACAGTTTGGTCTTGGTTTCAGCTTCCTTTGCCTGGGCGGCAACGGGGAACAGCAGCAGGAGGGCCAATGCGCCCGGAACAATGTTCTTCAGTGCAGATTTCATTATTTTTCTCTCTGGTTTTTGATGAGTGCTGTAGCAGGTTCATCTAGAACACCTGGGCAGTTCTGAATGCCACAAGGTGATGGGTTAGAGCAGGATCTGTACCAAGCTGCTTTACGTATGGAGTTAAATATAAGTTATTGTTTTTAAATATTATTTTTCATATTTTTAATAGGCTTAGCCCGATGGTTGTCCGGCTTTCCGAACATCGGGAGGTATCGTGTTCGGTTGTCCGAAAAGGCTCGTGGG
The Pseudomonas poae DNA segment above includes these coding regions:
- a CDS encoding DHA2 family efflux MFS transporter permease subunit → MTSPTPPVSDTTLSVQTRLIALVVAVTFFMENLDATVIATALPTMAAAFGVTPVDMNIGITAYILAVAIFIPLSSWIADRFGARRVFAGAIIVFTLASLLCGLSQSLEMFVFARVLQGIGGALMVPVGRLAVLRNTDKKDLVKMIAIITWPGLVAPILGPLAGGLIVTHASWPWIFYVNLPLGALALAAALWLVPEGREASVRKFDAKGFVLLAGACVALLGGLEWLGSQSGEMLIPGIGLVAAGILLAVWAVHHCRHYTDPLLPLETLSINTFRVSIYGGSLFRLAISALPFLLPLLFQVAFGLSPVDAGLLVLAVFAGNLAMKPFTTAIMQRYGFRKVLLVNGVIGVVSIAACALFTAQTPFALIAAVLFVGGLSRSMQFTCYNSIGFADVPKARMSEASALFSMSFQLAMGMGVTVAALLLRASMTVQGHEVHAQAGDFRVAFIGVALLGILALVDVYRLPTGAGESVLTRA
- a CDS encoding response regulator, with protein sequence MNILVVEDEPKAGNYLLNGLQELGYSVTLARDGVDGLHQALETSFDVIVLDVMMPKMDGWEVLRRLRKEADTPVLFLTARDDISDRIKGLELGADDYLIKPFSFAELVARLRTLTRRGPSREEEQLQIADLQIDVLKRRVTRGGTRITLTNKEFALLHLFATHQDQVLSRSMIASRVWDMNFDSDTNVVDVAVRRLRLKIDDPFQLKLIHSVRGIGYRFDTQP
- a CDS encoding DUF2790 domain-containing protein; the encoded protein is MKLFMFGFAALLATGSVFAADAPNVIHDKVGFFVHLDVAKVLSSTDTYGQCGIVPARLDYLDHQNREHVMDYQVQAIGCPSDN
- a CDS encoding DUF969 domain-containing protein, encoding MQTVVNLWPLIGVLVIVVGFVLRFNPLLVVTAAAIATGLAAHFPLEKILATMGDGFLQTRALQLILLLPLAVIGLLERHGLRLHAQNWIARFERATVGRLLIIYLFVRESTAAMGLTSLGGHPQMVRPLLAPMAEGAAEKRYGKLPDKLRHKVLAMCAATDNVGLFFGEDIFVAFGAIALMHTFLLGSGIDVEPLHIAVWGIPTAICAFVIHAIRLHRFDRKLTRELTSVAMPVEPAQ
- a CDS encoding SPOR domain-containing protein, which codes for MRKVAMAIAVLALAGCGEGKSVDAPKAKPAVTESQPQTGAIAAQEWDLRVGPPDHKLQAITDLTAWLLEHGFNFYIVKVDGKDDVLLGPFATRAEAEAKQALLAEKLARAKKTDTESEIIEHKAAQ
- the csrA gene encoding carbon storage regulator; its protein translation is MLILTRKVGESINIGDDITITILGVSGQQVRIGINAPKDVAVHREEIYQRIQAGLTAPDKNQTP
- a CDS encoding DUF979 domain-containing protein, which codes for MIISIQYLYWLAGVLLLITAGMILIDRTHPKRWSSALFWLLFAIPFLVGERLPSVAIGAGVVVMALIAGMGGVGRGQHAQLHDKASRASAGRLRHKLFIPALAIPLTTVIGSVVLKHAEIGGVPLLDPKNTTFVSLGIGCLIALGLACWLTRDTPVQALRESRRLTEALGWAMVLPQMLAMLGLLFNEAGVGTAVAHVTTTYINLDFKLVAVMVYVLGMALFTMIMGNGFAAFPVMTGGVGVPVLVGIYGGNPAVMAAIGMFSGYCGTLMTPMAANYNIVPAALLELPDKNAVIKAQIPTALMMLVVNIVLLYLLM
- a CDS encoding DUF1654 domain-containing protein; translated protein: MINSTNAQKAKAALIFRLPEEPEDEWGRLLEEIAENDNVTLAYRDDGGVQIFWVVPKED
- a CDS encoding deoxyribonuclease is translated as MSARFIAVCCLFFAVTAHAQAPRTFSEAKKVAWKLYAPQSTEFYCGCKYTGNRVDLKACGYIPRKNASRAARIEWEHIVPAWQIGHQRQCWQNGGRKNCTRNDEAFKRAEADLHNLVPSIGEVNGDRNNFSFGWLPVQSGQYGSCLTQVDFKAKKVMPRPSIRGMIARTYFYMSKQYGLRLSKQDRQLYEAWNKTYPVQTWERQRNQTVACVMGRGNEFVGPVNLKACG